A single genomic interval of Coccidioides posadasii str. Silveira chromosome 1, complete sequence harbors:
- a CDS encoding uncharacterized protein (BUSCO:454840at4751~EggNog:ENOG410PG32~COG:S~BUSCO:12280at33183), with translation MAEHQVFPPRPSPDRPLDTQFPSPETPNFNSIKKNGFKITTRKLPILKAGPIDAMTNKLGIAPPEMIFGDNLVSIEHPQSGWGIKFNAFDALDRVDKTGQCALKVAYSREWQKSREKTHEGIKEVVKPFDWSYTTDYKGTVTSNGNEFEPSTTPLPLDRLKRPDPILFFDDVMLYEDELADNGISMLSCKIRVMPSCLLLLCRFFMRLDNVLFRLRDTRIFIDLDTREVIREYTSKEESYDAVRQTLAATREDVPAMMRDPNKLTEIIPLVASSLEKVVLPE, from the exons ATGGCAGAACACCAGGTGTTTCCCCCGCGCCCCAGCCCGGATCGCCCGCTCGATACTCAATTTCCATCTCCCGAGACTCCAAACTTCAATTCGATTAAGAAGAATGGCTTTAAGATAACCACTCGCAAATTACCGATTCTCAAGGCTGGCCCGATTGATGCGATGACAAACAAGCTTGGAATTGCCCCACCAGAGATGATATTTGGCGACAATTTAGTATCGATTGAGCACCCGCAGTCCGGATGGGGGATTAAGTTTAACGCCTTCGATGCCCTGGACCGAGTCGACAAGACGGGGCAATGTGCATTGAAGGTGGCGTATTCAAGAGAATGGCAGAAGAGCCG AGAGAAGACACATGAGGGAATAAAGGAAGTTGTGAAACCTTTTGATTGGTCTTACACGACAGATTATAAGGGAACTGTGACTTCGAACGGGAACGAATTTGAACCTTCGACGACGCCGTTGCCGCTTGACCGCTTAAAACGGCCAGACCCGATACTCTTCTTTGATGATGTAATGCTTTATGAAGACGAGCTGGCCGATAACGGGATTTCAATGCTATCCTGCAAAATCAGGGTAATGCCATCGTGCCTATTATTGCTCTGCAGGTTCTTCATGCGGCTAGACAACGTTCTCTTCCGCCTCAGGGATACCAGGATCTTCATAGATTTGGATACGCGGGAAGTCATTAGAGAATACACCTCCAAGGAGGAAAGCTATGATGCTGTTCGACAG ACTCTCGCCGCGACACGCGAGGATGTACCAGCCATGATGAGAGACCCCAACAAATTGACCGAGATAATCCCATTAGTAGCCAGTAGCTTGGAGAAGGTTGTGCTGCCTGAGTGA
- the CBP3 gene encoding Protein cbp3, mitochondrial (antiSMASH:Cluster_1.7~EggNog:ENOG410PPQ1~COG:C) has product MAVRPLAQCSRSLTQLPRALQDAKFIPFEPHFEALHKPIVQRPWFPSRIARSSSRRYASTSPKSPKPSPLKDPIPLPKSPLATRHRSSGLRSTETYIAYGITKKLFEACSAQADYKIPQISQKGAEIPKTANGEDLGVGEGWWYEELGLLPTFSSWSQVTFLHMYLVTVRLRALPSPESFQTFARHLFDHFSNHAEDRMDVMHGIVSRPIRVKYLKDLFIQWRGVLAAYDEGLVKGDAVLAAAVWRNLYKGSYTDAQGRGEDVDWNNISQIVLYMRKVLTELAPLEEVSMAHHVGGEKGIFRSNQRVDKLVELDARGIEEPFLQESVEKEAPERT; this is encoded by the exons ATGGCTGTGAGGCCGCTTGCGCAATGCTCAAGATCGCTGACACAGCTGCCACGAGCCCTTCAG GATGCGAAATTTATTCCATTTGAACCTCACTTTGAGGCTCTACATAAGCCGATTGTACAGCGCCCTTGGTTTCCCAGCCGAATAGCGAGATCTTCGTCCCGCCGCTACGCATCCACGTCTCCGAAATCTCCCAAGCCATCGCCCCTGAAAGATCCAATACCTTTGCCTAAATCGCCTTTAGCAACTCGCCATAGAAGTTCAGGCTTGCGTTCCACAGAGACATATATTGCTTATGGTattacaaagaaactttTCGAGGCCTGTTCCGCGCAGGCGGACTACAAGATCCCACAGATCTCGCAAAAGGGTGCTGAAATCCCCAAAACTGCCAATGGAGAAGATTTGGGAGTAGGAGAAGGCTGGTGGTACGAAG AACTCGGTCTCCTCCCGACTTTCTCATCATGGTCGCAAGTCACATTTTTACACATGTACCTCGTAACTGTCCGCCTCCGTGCCCTCCCATCCCCTGAATCGTTCCAGACTTTCGCCCGCCACCTCTTCGACCATTTTTCCAACCACGCTGAGGACCGCATGGATGTCATGCACGGCATTGTATCCCGTCCGATCCGCGTCAAATATCTCAAAGATCTGTTCATTCAGTGGCGTGGTGTCTTAGCGGCATATGACGAAGGGCTGGTGAAGGGAGATGCTGTCCTCGCAGCTGCTGTATGGCGAAACTTGTATAAAGGATCTTATACGGATGCGCAGGGTAGGGGAGAGGATGTTGACTGGAATAACATCTCCCAGATTGTTCTGTATATGCGAAAGGTGCTCACAGAGTTGGCGCCTTTAGAGGAGGTTTCAATGGCACACCATGTAGGCGGGGAAAAAGGTATCTTCAGGTCAAACCAAAGGGTCGATAAGCTCGTTGAGCTTGATGCCAGGGGTATTGAAGAGCCTTTTCTGCAGGAATCCGTTGAAAAAGAAGCCCCGGAGAGAACGTGA
- a CDS encoding uncharacterized protein (antiSMASH:Cluster_1.7~EggNog:ENOG410PMKS~COG:S~BUSCO:12423at33183), translating into MAEPRVEIGIGVSKDVEMSSASETPAAQPQPAEGVESITDVIPAEENNEMIIAPSEPTQENRFLDYLKSPIVELVVGKGDDQTILTAHQGILTSSPYFAELVSQFPEDGPRRIVLEEESIDAVACFLQYQYTGEYFPKRLGSLTEGLESDPSIPDIDETGDQLLKHARVYTLAGKLGIDNLKSLAQGKIHRINSTAKGEIEYAKYVYTHTNPGDSIRKPVAAFWATRSHVLRHEAEEDFRSLCLQYPQFGFDVLNLVLDQKEKRANREIDSPGVKGSARKRARMG; encoded by the exons ATGGCTGAACCCCGAGTTGAAATTGGTATTGGAGTCAGCAAAGATGTGGAAATGAGCAGTGCAAGCGAAACACCGGCTGCCCAGCCCCAGCCTGCCGAAGGTGTAGAGTCCATCACCGACGTGATTCCTGCAGAGGAGAACAACGAGATGATAATAGCGCCTTCAGAGCCGACCCAGGAGAACAGATTCTTAGA CTATCTCAAATCTCCAATTGTGGAACTAGTTGTAGGAAAAGGCGATGACCAGACTATCCTGACAGCACATCAAGGAATTCTCACTTCGAGCCCTTATTTTGCGGAGCTTGTGTCTCAGTTTCCGGAGGATGGCCCG CGTCGTATTGTCCTCGAAGAGGAATCCATAGACGCCGTTGCGTGCTTTCTCCAGTATCAATACACAGGCGAATACTTTCCCAAACGGCTAGGATCGCTCACAGAGGGCCTTGAATCGGATCCATCAATTCCAGATATTGATGAGACTGGCGACCAACTCCTTAAACACGCACGGGTATACACCCTAGCCGGCAAACTCGGTATCGACAATCTTAAATCTCTTGCGCAAGGAAAGATCCACAGGATCAATAGTACCGCGAAGGGCGAAATCGAATATGCAAAATATGTCTATACCCATACCAACCCCGGAGATTCCATCCGAAAACCGGTGGCCGCATTCTGGGCTACAAGAAGCCATGTTTTACGACacgaagcagaagaagacttCAGATCCCTTTGTTTGCAATATCCACAGTTTGGCTTCGACGTGCTCAACCTCGTATTagaccaaaaagaaaagcgtGCTAACCGCGAGATTGACAGCCCTGGGGTAAAGGGAAGCGCGAGGAAGAGGGCTAGAATGGGTTGA
- a CDS encoding uncharacterized protein (antiSMASH:Cluster_1.7~SMCOG1172:methionine aminopeptidase~EggNog:ENOG410PFW6~COG:E~MEROPS:MER0001733~BUSCO:5952at33183) gives MDSAVTAVLAGKYPAKQHARRVAEALKASGHDGSGVIYLEGTKTRMAEDSDEAVPFRQRRNFYYLSGCELADSYVTYNIDQDELVLYIPAADPDEVMWTGLPLSPEEALKKYDVDKVLASSEINAHLAHYCTNKETAPKRVYAIPDRVCAETTFLPFDDTNWDALSNALNQCRKVKDDYEIALLKRSNEISALAHLAVMKAAKLAKNERELEAVFRSTCLSHGSRGQSYGPIVAAGVNGATLHYQTNDMDLEDLVTGERPSLLVDAGGEYRLYCSDITRAYPLSGKFSVEARQIYDIVLDMQTQCMDMIKPGVAWDDIHARAHKVAISGLLRLGILRGSEEELFEKRISVAFFPHGLGHYMGMDTHDVGGNPNHADPNPMFRYLRLRGTLSPSEVVTVEPGVYFCRFIIEPYLSSPELGKYIDSAVLDKYWKVGGVRIEDNLVITQDGYLNLTTVPKDPEEVERIVQQG, from the exons ATGGATTCGGCTGTCACCGCGGTTCTCGCTGGTAAGTACCCCGCCAAACAGCATGCCCGGCGCGTAGCGGAGGCTCTCAAGGCTTCCGGACACGACGGATCAGGAGTCATCTACCTCGAAGGCACAAAGACTCGCATGGCCGAGGACAGCGATGAGGCTGTGCCGTTCCG CCAACGCCGCAACTTCTACTATCTCTCTGGATGTGAATTGGCGGATTCATATGTCACCTATAACATCGACCAAGATGAGCTCGTTCTCTACATCCCCGCAGCTGACCCGGACGAAGTGATGTGGACGGGTTTGCCATTGAGCCCCGAGGAAGCCCTTAAGAAATACGATGTCGACAAGGTTCTGGCCTCGAGTGAGATCAATGCCCACCTAGCTCATTACTGTACCAACAAAGAAACCGCCCCGAAGCGCGTCTACGCTATCCCCGACCGGGTTTGCGCTGAAACCACCTTTCTCCCTTTTGATGACACCAACTGGGACGCGTTGAGCAACGCCCTCAACCAATGCAGGAAGGTCAAGGATGACTACGAGATTGCTCTTCTTAAGCGTTCAAACGAGATCTCCGCTCTGGCCCACCTTGCAGTAATGAAAGCGGCCAAATTAGCTAAGAACGAGAGGGAACTCGAGGCCGTTTTCCGCAGCACATGCCTGTCTCATGGCAGCCGGGGACAATCCTATGGCCCCATTGTTGCAGCTGGTGTTAATGGAGCGACGCTGCACTACCAGACAAATGACATGGATCTGGAGGATCTGGTAACTGGAGAGCGACCCAGCCTTCTCGTTGATGCGGGTGGAGAATACCGACTATACTGCTCTGATATTACCCGTGCATACCCGCTTTCTGGAAAATTCTCCGTTGAAGCGCGCCAGATTTACGATATTGTTCTCGACATGCAAACCCAGTGTATGGACATGATAAAGCCTGGCGTGGCATGGGACGACATCCATGCTCGCGCTCACAAAGTCGCCATCAGTGGTCTATTGCGTCTCGGCATCTTACGCGGCTCTGAGGAAGAATTATTTGAAAAGCGCATTAGCGTTGCATTCTTCCCCCATGGCTTGGGCCACTACATGGGAATGGACACACACGACGTTGGCGGCAATCCAAACCATGCCGACCCCAACCCCATGTTTAGATATTTGCGTTTGAGGGGGACTCTCTCACCATCGGAGGTGGTCACTGTTGAGCCCGGC GTGTACTTCTGCCGATTCATTATCGAACCATACCTCTCCTCACCGGAATTGGGCAAATACATCGACTCCGCCGTGCTTGATAAGTATTGGAAGGTGGGAGGCGTTCGTATTGAAGATAACTTGGTCATCACCCAAGATGGCTACCTGAATCTTACAACCGTGCCAAAGGACCCGGAAGAGGTCGAAAGGATTGTGCAACAGGGATAA
- a CDS encoding uncharacterized protein (antiSMASH:Cluster_1.7~EggNog:ENOG410PTK2~BUSCO:9432at33183), which yields MPRPPAKRGRAPRQNASSAASRTATRNANEHTVKAVKGRKWQDKEEEVSRASNFPQETPARPNQPVLERRTSTRGRRRAQTPVIGQRQIVHPGSATSIFAAEGGRGHGARGRFSVGPKQGDANSFMQKIGVGTPAFESSMLSAFRPRPRQKSILQLMADDESSDLGDEENFLGSFEPEDESTPLNLGKRETLTREELASSDGCCDVQDDIDEERIPESPLRRLSSFRTAFSSPTNPKKRKIMVVVPVLAPEELSQYEYHRDTEEPVPDIENIDDVEIVEETQHSPSEDDDDLLPPIRRAPPEQSPEAWSQTLAPPMSSSPARSPIKSPARRKSSTKGPKKKIKTDSEAQPHISTATLQASLMPQRRRRRRRLAGNSEFDVFDDDDGTLERSSSPKLRPDEDELSYLPVQSRRRGTSKKLKENRAALNRLPRRGESSGSKEKRRKPVEARLSRPSWGKERATYSRRRAGDEENSTISLEDTRDLKDGGNFVSEELLKQAAKFTEVDQWSIDFEDVEAESSPYR from the coding sequence ATGCCCCGACCGCCGGCCAAAAGGGGCCGCGCGCCGCGTCAAAACGCGTCCTCCGCAGCATCACGAACGGCCACAAGAAACGCGAACGAGCACACCGTCAAGGCTGTGAAAGGAAGGAAATGGCAAGATAAGGAAGAGGAGGTGTCAAGGGCCAGCAATTTCCCACAAGAAACTCCCGCACGCCCGAATCAACCCGTTCTCGAGAGACGGACCTCCACCAGAGGAAGACGAAGAGCTCAGACGCCTGTCATAGGCCAGAGACAGATTGTTCATCCCGGCTCGGCAACATCTATTTTCGCAGcagaaggaggaagaggacATGGTGCTCGAGGACGGTTTTCGGTCGGTCCGAAACAAGGAGATGCGAATTCGTTCATGCAGAAGATTGGGGTGGGAACACCGGCGTTTGAGAGTTCGATGCTGAGTGCGTTCAGGCCGCGGCCGAGACAAAAAAGTATTTTACAGTTGATGGCGGATGACGAGTCGTCGGATCTGGGAGATGAGGAAAATTTTTTGGGCAGTTTTGAGCCGGAGGATGAGTCTACGCCGTTGAATttggggaagagagagacgTTGACGAGAGAGGAATTGGCTTCATCTGATGGTTGTTGTGATGTTCAAGATGACATTGACGAGGAGCGTATCCCTGAATCTCCACTGAGGAGATTGTCCAGTTTCAGAACGGCGTTCTCGTCGCCCACGAATccgaagaaaaggaagataATGGTTGTGGTCCCAGTACTTGCGCCGGAAGAGCTGAGCCAATACGAGTATCACCGGGACACAGAAGAGCCTGTTCCTGATATTGAGAACATTGATGACGTGGAAATTGTTGAAGAAACCCAGCACAGTCCATCggaagatgacgatgatctGCTTCCTCCAATCAGGCGGGCTCCGCCAGAACAATCACCGGAGGCCTGGAGCCAAACCCTAGCGCCACCGATGAGCAGCAGTCCCGCTCGATCTCCCATAAAATCGCCCGCTCGACGAAAATCGTCCACCAAAGgaccaaagaaaaagattAAGACGGATTCTGAAGCTCAACCCCATATTTCCACGGCTACTCTACAAGCCAGCCTTATGCCACAAAGGCGTCGACGACGGCGGCGGTTGGCCGGCAACAGTGAATTTGATGTGTTCGATGATGACGACGGTACTCTCGAACGAAGTTCGTCCCCTAAACTTAGAccagatgaagatgaacTGAGCTACTTACCGGTCCAGTCAAGGCGAAGGGGTACCAGTAAGAAATTGAAAGAGAATAGAGCCGCATTGAACAGACTGCCCAGGCGTGGAGAGTCATCTGGTTCAAAGGAGAAACGTAGGAAACCCGTTGAGGCCCGTTTATCGCGACCCTCCTGGGGTAAGGAGCGGGCCACATATTCTCGTCGGCGAGCGGGAGATGAAGAGAATAGTACAATATCCCTGGAAGATACGAGGGATCTTAAAGACGGCGGAAATTTTGTTAGTGAAGAGCTGCTGAAGCAGGCCGCAAAGTTCACCGAAGTGGACCAGTGGTCTATTGATTTCGAAGATGTTGAAGCCGAAAGCAGTCCATATAGATGA